In Clostridium swellfunianum, a genomic segment contains:
- a CDS encoding sulfatase family protein, whose translation MDIRKPNLIYIFADQWRRQAVGFMKEEPVITPNIDRFAEESLVFDNCISSFPLCSPHRASLLTGKYPLSTGMFTNCKIGCDVRLKEEEICIGDVIKNAGYDTAYIGKWHLDLPEMNLSDEPVSGARGWDAYTEPGPKRHGFDYWYSYGTFDEHLKPHYWKDTPEMIKVNQWSVEHETDMALEYIRNHDNIKPFTLFLSWNPPHSPYDQVPEKYRKIYEGKELKLRENFSLEKSVVGVGDPFEGDFEKAKENILNYYAAISGIDENFGRILEELKKLELEENTIVVLSSDHGDMMVSHGLTSKNIWFEESIGVPFIIRYPNKFKRGNTDALFASADIMPTLLSAMGLDIPNTVEGIDLSRLLKGENVREQNSVYICSCPGSEVLLKKYRKSGHKPEEYGWRGIRTKRYTYVVNKGYVPEENKLERYLYDNYKDPYQKNPTMINAIEENSVAKELENDLKEWLERLKDQFKI comes from the coding sequence ATGGATATTAGAAAACCAAATCTAATTTATATTTTTGCGGATCAATGGAGAAGGCAAGCTGTGGGTTTTATGAAAGAAGAGCCTGTTATAACACCTAACATTGATAGATTTGCTGAAGAAAGCTTGGTGTTTGATAATTGTATAAGTAGCTTTCCCTTATGTTCTCCTCATAGAGCTTCTTTACTTACAGGAAAGTATCCTCTTTCTACAGGAATGTTTACAAACTGTAAAATAGGATGTGATGTAAGGCTTAAGGAAGAGGAAATCTGTATCGGTGATGTTATAAAGAATGCCGGATATGATACAGCTTATATAGGAAAGTGGCATCTTGATTTGCCAGAAATGAATTTGTCAGATGAACCAGTATCTGGAGCAAGGGGATGGGATGCGTATACAGAACCTGGGCCTAAGAGACATGGATTCGATTACTGGTATTCTTACGGAACCTTTGATGAGCATTTAAAGCCGCATTATTGGAAAGATACCCCTGAAATGATAAAAGTGAATCAGTGGTCAGTGGAACACGAAACAGATATGGCTCTAGAATATATAAGAAATCATGACAATATCAAGCCATTTACTTTATTTTTGTCATGGAATCCTCCACATTCGCCATATGATCAGGTTCCTGAAAAATATAGAAAGATCTATGAAGGAAAGGAACTTAAGCTACGAGAAAATTTTTCGCTTGAAAAGTCTGTTGTTGGAGTTGGAGATCCTTTTGAAGGTGATTTTGAAAAAGCAAAGGAAAATATATTAAATTATTATGCTGCTATATCTGGAATTGATGAAAACTTCGGAAGAATTCTTGAGGAATTAAAGAAACTGGAGCTTGAGGAGAATACAATAGTAGTTCTTTCATCTGATCATGGAGATATGATGGTTTCCCATGGACTCACATCCAAAAATATCTGGTTTGAGGAATCTATTGGAGTTCCATTTATAATTAGATATCCGAATAAATTTAAAAGAGGAAATACCGATGCACTTTTTGCTAGCGCAGATATAATGCCAACATTGCTAAGTGCTATGGGATTAGATATTCCTAACACAGTGGAAGGGATTGATTTATCAAGGTTATTAAAAGGAGAAAATGTTAGAGAACAAAATTCTGTTTATATATGTTCTTGTCCAGGCAGTGAGGTATTGCTGAAAAAATATAGAAAATCAGGTCATAAGCCAGAAGAATATGGCTGGAGAGGAATAAGAACTAAAAGATATACTTATGTTGTAAACAAAGGGTATGTTCCTGAGGAAAACAAACTTGAAAGATACCTTTATGATAATTATAAAGATCCTTATCAAAAAAATCCAACAATGATAAATGCTATTGAAGAAAACTCAGTAGCCAAAGAATTAGAAAACGACCTTAAAGAATGGCTTGAACGATTAAAGGATCAATTTAAAATCTAA
- the xylA gene encoding xylose isomerase, whose translation MTEYFQNVPVIKYEGKDSNNPFSFKYYNPDEVIGGKTMKEHLKFTMSYWHTLAANGSDPFGVGTYQKPWDCEKDPMKIAKAKMEAAFELMNKLGIEYFAFHDRDIAPEGKDLAETNVMLDEIVAYCKELMQTNKKKLLWGTANAFGNPRYVHGAATSCNADVYAYAAAQVKKAMEVTKELGGENYVFWGGREGYETLLNTDLKLEQDNLARFLRMAVDYARKIGFTGQFLIEPKPKEPTKHQYDFDVATVLAFLRNYGLDKYFKMNIEANHATLAGHTFQHEVALARINGVLGSLDVNQGDPNLGWDTDQFPTNIYDSTLLMYEILKNGGIGKGGLNFDAKVRRASFEAEDLFLAYIAGMDTLAQGLRIAYRMLEEGEFEKAVAERYKSFTEGIGKDIVEGKADFESLEKYALSNSIIKNKSGRQELLEAKLNQYIFNE comes from the coding sequence ATGACTGAGTATTTTCAAAATGTACCAGTAATAAAATATGAGGGAAAGGATTCTAATAATCCTTTCTCATTCAAATACTATAATCCAGATGAGGTTATAGGTGGAAAAACAATGAAAGAGCATTTAAAGTTCACAATGTCCTATTGGCATACTTTAGCTGCAAATGGCTCAGACCCATTTGGGGTAGGAACTTATCAAAAGCCTTGGGACTGTGAGAAAGATCCAATGAAGATTGCTAAGGCCAAAATGGAAGCTGCTTTTGAACTTATGAACAAGCTTGGAATAGAGTATTTTGCATTCCACGATAGAGATATAGCCCCAGAAGGAAAAGATTTGGCTGAAACCAATGTGATGCTTGATGAAATAGTTGCTTACTGCAAAGAACTAATGCAAACAAATAAAAAGAAGCTTCTATGGGGAACAGCTAATGCATTTGGAAATCCACGATACGTGCATGGTGCTGCAACTTCTTGTAACGCTGATGTATATGCTTATGCTGCAGCACAAGTTAAGAAGGCCATGGAAGTTACTAAGGAACTGGGCGGAGAAAACTATGTATTTTGGGGTGGAAGAGAAGGCTATGAAACCTTACTTAACACCGATTTAAAATTAGAGCAGGATAACTTAGCTAGGTTTTTACGAATGGCTGTAGATTATGCTCGCAAGATAGGCTTTACTGGACAGTTCTTGATAGAGCCAAAACCAAAGGAGCCAACAAAGCATCAATATGACTTTGACGTAGCTACAGTTTTAGCTTTCTTAAGAAACTACGGCTTAGACAAATACTTTAAGATGAACATAGAAGCTAACCATGCTACACTTGCAGGACATACTTTCCAGCATGAAGTTGCATTAGCTAGAATAAACGGAGTATTAGGAAGTCTTGATGTTAATCAAGGAGATCCAAATCTTGGATGGGATACAGATCAGTTCCCAACAAATATTTATGATTCTACTCTCCTTATGTATGAAATTCTTAAGAATGGTGGAATAGGTAAAGGCGGACTTAACTTCGATGCTAAGGTTAGAAGAGCTTCCTTCGAAGCAGAAGATTTATTCCTTGCATATATAGCTGGAATGGATACTTTAGCCCAAGGCTTAAGAATTGCTTATAGAATGCTTGAAGAAGGAGAATTTGAAAAGGCTGTTGCTGAAAGATATAAGAGCTTTACTGAAGGAATCGGAAAGGATATCGTTGAAGGCAAAGCTGATTTTGAATCTCTGGAAAAATATGCTTTATCAAACAGTATAATTAAAAACAAGTCAGGTAGACAAGAATTATTAGAAGCAAAATTAAATCAATATATATTCAACGAATAA